A region from the Buteo buteo chromosome 19, bButBut1.hap1.1, whole genome shotgun sequence genome encodes:
- the PACSIN2 gene encoding protein kinase C and casein kinase substrate in neurons protein 2 isoform X1: MSGSYDDSVGVEVSSDSFWEVGNYKRTVKRIDDGHRLCNDLMNCIHERARIEKVYAQQLTEWAKRWKQLVEKGPQYGTVERAWCAFMSEAEKVSELHLEVKGSLMNEDFEKIKNWQKEAFHKQMMGGFKETKEAEDGFRKAQKPWAKKLKEVEAAKKAYHAACKEEKLAVSRETNSKADPALNPEQLKKLQDKVERSKQDVLKTKEKYEKSLKELDNATPQYMENMEQVFEQCQQFEEKRLRFFREVLLEVQKHLDLSNVASYKNIYRELEQNIKTADAVEDLRWFRANQGPGMSMNWPQFEEWSADLNRTLSRREKKKASDGVTLTGINQTGDQVSQPNKHSSSLSVQSNTVQSVQSSYNPFEDEEDTGSTVSEKEDNKIKNVSSYEKNQSYPTDWSDEESNNPFSSTDANGDTNPFDEDTSPAMEVRVRALYDYEGQEQDELSFKAGDELTKMENEDEQGWCKGRLDNGQVGLYPANYVEPIQ, translated from the exons GTTGGAAATTACAAGCGGACAGTAAAACGAATTGATGATGGTCACAGACTTTGCAATGATCTTATGAATTGTATTCATGAACGGGCACGAATAGAGAAGGTCTATGCTCAGCAGCTGACAGAATGGGCGAAAAGGTGGAAACAGCTTGTGGAAAAAG GCCCACAGTATGGAACAGTAGAAAGGGCTTGGTGTGCTTTTAtgtcagaagctgaaaaagtgAGTGAACTACATCTAGAAGTAAAAGGTTCACTGATGAATGAAGACTTTGAAAAAATCAAGAACTGGCAGAAGGAAGCCTTTCATAAGCAAATGATGGGAGGATTTAAGGAAACCAAAGAAGCAGAAGATGGATTTAGGAAAGCTCAGAAACCCTGGgcaaaaaagctgaaagag GTGGAAGCTGCAAAGAAAGCATACCATGCGGCCTGCAAAGAGGAGAAACTGGCTGTATCCAGAGAAACAAATAGCAAAGCTGATCCAGCACTAAATCCTGAACAACTTAAGAAATTACAAGACAAAGTGGAGAGAAGCAAACAAGATGTACTAAAG acaaaagaaaagtatgaaaaatcactgaaagaaTTAGATAATGCCACTCCTCAATACATGGAAAACATGGAGCAGGTATTTGAACAGTGTCAGCAGTTTGAGGAAAAACGCTTACGTTTCTTTCGAGAAGTGTTGCTGGAAGTTCAAAAACACCTTGACTTGTCTAATGTTGCAAG TTACAAAAACATCTACCGTGAACTGGAACAGAATATCAAAACAGCAGATGCTGTGGAAGACTTGCGGTGGTTTAGAGCTAATCAAGGTCCAGGGATGTCAATGAATTGGCCTCAGTTTGAG GAGTGGTCTGCAGATCTGAATCGCACTCTCAgtagaagagagaagaagaaggCTTCTGATGGAGTGACTCTGACTGGTATTAATCAGACGGGAGATCAAGTTTCGCAGCCTAACAAACATAGcag CAGTCTTAGTGTCCAGAGTAACACAGTGCAGTCAGTACAATCAAGTTACAATCCCTTTGAAGATGAAGAAGATACTGGGAGTACTGTCAGTGAAAAGGAGGACAATAAGATCAAAAA tgttagcagctatgaaaaaaaccaaagctacCCTACAGATTGGTCTGATGAAGAGTCCAATAATCCCTTCTCTTCCACTGATGCAAATGGAGACACCAATCCATTTGATGAAGATACCTCTCCTGCAATGGAGGTGAGAGTACGTGCACTCTATGACTATGAGGGCCAAGAGCAAGATGAACTCAGCTTTAAAGCTG GGGATGAGTTAACTAAAATGGAGAATGAAGATGAGCAGGGTTGGTGCAAAGGACGTCTGGACAACGGACAAGTTGGTTTATACCCAGCAAACTATGTAGAACCAATCCAGTGA
- the PACSIN2 gene encoding protein kinase C and casein kinase substrate in neurons protein 2 isoform X2 codes for MSGSYDDSVGVEVSSDSFWEVGNYKRTVKRIDDGHRLCNDLMNCIHERARIEKVYAQQLTEWAKRWKQLVEKGPQYGTVERAWCAFMSEAEKVSELHLEVKGSLMNEDFEKIKNWQKEAFHKQMMGGFKETKEAEDGFRKAQKPWAKKLKEVEAAKKAYHAACKEEKLAVSRETNSKADPALNPEQLKKLQDKVERSKQDVLKTKEKYEKSLKELDNATPQYMENMEQVFEQCQQFEEKRLRFFREVLLEVQKHLDLSNVASYKNIYRELEQNIKTADAVEDLRWFRANQGPGMSMNWPQFEEWSADLNRTLSRREKKKASDGVTLTGINQTGDQVSQPNKHSSLSVQSNTVQSVQSSYNPFEDEEDTGSTVSEKEDNKIKNVSSYEKNQSYPTDWSDEESNNPFSSTDANGDTNPFDEDTSPAMEVRVRALYDYEGQEQDELSFKAGDELTKMENEDEQGWCKGRLDNGQVGLYPANYVEPIQ; via the exons GTTGGAAATTACAAGCGGACAGTAAAACGAATTGATGATGGTCACAGACTTTGCAATGATCTTATGAATTGTATTCATGAACGGGCACGAATAGAGAAGGTCTATGCTCAGCAGCTGACAGAATGGGCGAAAAGGTGGAAACAGCTTGTGGAAAAAG GCCCACAGTATGGAACAGTAGAAAGGGCTTGGTGTGCTTTTAtgtcagaagctgaaaaagtgAGTGAACTACATCTAGAAGTAAAAGGTTCACTGATGAATGAAGACTTTGAAAAAATCAAGAACTGGCAGAAGGAAGCCTTTCATAAGCAAATGATGGGAGGATTTAAGGAAACCAAAGAAGCAGAAGATGGATTTAGGAAAGCTCAGAAACCCTGGgcaaaaaagctgaaagag GTGGAAGCTGCAAAGAAAGCATACCATGCGGCCTGCAAAGAGGAGAAACTGGCTGTATCCAGAGAAACAAATAGCAAAGCTGATCCAGCACTAAATCCTGAACAACTTAAGAAATTACAAGACAAAGTGGAGAGAAGCAAACAAGATGTACTAAAG acaaaagaaaagtatgaaaaatcactgaaagaaTTAGATAATGCCACTCCTCAATACATGGAAAACATGGAGCAGGTATTTGAACAGTGTCAGCAGTTTGAGGAAAAACGCTTACGTTTCTTTCGAGAAGTGTTGCTGGAAGTTCAAAAACACCTTGACTTGTCTAATGTTGCAAG TTACAAAAACATCTACCGTGAACTGGAACAGAATATCAAAACAGCAGATGCTGTGGAAGACTTGCGGTGGTTTAGAGCTAATCAAGGTCCAGGGATGTCAATGAATTGGCCTCAGTTTGAG GAGTGGTCTGCAGATCTGAATCGCACTCTCAgtagaagagagaagaagaaggCTTCTGATGGAGTGACTCTGACTGGTATTAATCAGACGGGAGATCAAGTTTCGCAGCCTAACAAACATAGcag TCTTAGTGTCCAGAGTAACACAGTGCAGTCAGTACAATCAAGTTACAATCCCTTTGAAGATGAAGAAGATACTGGGAGTACTGTCAGTGAAAAGGAGGACAATAAGATCAAAAA tgttagcagctatgaaaaaaaccaaagctacCCTACAGATTGGTCTGATGAAGAGTCCAATAATCCCTTCTCTTCCACTGATGCAAATGGAGACACCAATCCATTTGATGAAGATACCTCTCCTGCAATGGAGGTGAGAGTACGTGCACTCTATGACTATGAGGGCCAAGAGCAAGATGAACTCAGCTTTAAAGCTG GGGATGAGTTAACTAAAATGGAGAATGAAGATGAGCAGGGTTGGTGCAAAGGACGTCTGGACAACGGACAAGTTGGTTTATACCCAGCAAACTATGTAGAACCAATCCAGTGA
- the PACSIN2 gene encoding protein kinase C and casein kinase substrate in neurons protein 2 isoform X3, translating into MSGSYDDSVGVEVSSDSFWEVGNYKRTVKRIDDGHRLCNDLMNCIHERARIEKVYAQQLTEWAKRWKQLVEKGPQYGTVERAWCAFMSEAEKVSELHLEVKGSLMNEDFEKIKNWQKEAFHKQMMGGFKETKEAEDGFRKAQKPWAKKLKEVEAAKKAYHAACKEEKLAVSRETNSKADPALNPEQLKKLQDKVERSKQDVLKTKEKYEKSLKELDNATPQYMENMEQVFEQCQQFEEKRLRFFREVLLEVQKHLDLSNVASYKNIYRELEQNIKTADAVEDLRWFRANQGPGMSMNWPQFEEWSADLNRTLSRREKKKASDGVTLTGINQTGDQVSQPNKHSSVSSYEKNQSYPTDWSDEESNNPFSSTDANGDTNPFDEDTSPAMEVRVRALYDYEGQEQDELSFKAGDELTKMENEDEQGWCKGRLDNGQVGLYPANYVEPIQ; encoded by the exons GTTGGAAATTACAAGCGGACAGTAAAACGAATTGATGATGGTCACAGACTTTGCAATGATCTTATGAATTGTATTCATGAACGGGCACGAATAGAGAAGGTCTATGCTCAGCAGCTGACAGAATGGGCGAAAAGGTGGAAACAGCTTGTGGAAAAAG GCCCACAGTATGGAACAGTAGAAAGGGCTTGGTGTGCTTTTAtgtcagaagctgaaaaagtgAGTGAACTACATCTAGAAGTAAAAGGTTCACTGATGAATGAAGACTTTGAAAAAATCAAGAACTGGCAGAAGGAAGCCTTTCATAAGCAAATGATGGGAGGATTTAAGGAAACCAAAGAAGCAGAAGATGGATTTAGGAAAGCTCAGAAACCCTGGgcaaaaaagctgaaagag GTGGAAGCTGCAAAGAAAGCATACCATGCGGCCTGCAAAGAGGAGAAACTGGCTGTATCCAGAGAAACAAATAGCAAAGCTGATCCAGCACTAAATCCTGAACAACTTAAGAAATTACAAGACAAAGTGGAGAGAAGCAAACAAGATGTACTAAAG acaaaagaaaagtatgaaaaatcactgaaagaaTTAGATAATGCCACTCCTCAATACATGGAAAACATGGAGCAGGTATTTGAACAGTGTCAGCAGTTTGAGGAAAAACGCTTACGTTTCTTTCGAGAAGTGTTGCTGGAAGTTCAAAAACACCTTGACTTGTCTAATGTTGCAAG TTACAAAAACATCTACCGTGAACTGGAACAGAATATCAAAACAGCAGATGCTGTGGAAGACTTGCGGTGGTTTAGAGCTAATCAAGGTCCAGGGATGTCAATGAATTGGCCTCAGTTTGAG GAGTGGTCTGCAGATCTGAATCGCACTCTCAgtagaagagagaagaagaaggCTTCTGATGGAGTGACTCTGACTGGTATTAATCAGACGGGAGATCAAGTTTCGCAGCCTAACAAACATAGcag tgttagcagctatgaaaaaaaccaaagctacCCTACAGATTGGTCTGATGAAGAGTCCAATAATCCCTTCTCTTCCACTGATGCAAATGGAGACACCAATCCATTTGATGAAGATACCTCTCCTGCAATGGAGGTGAGAGTACGTGCACTCTATGACTATGAGGGCCAAGAGCAAGATGAACTCAGCTTTAAAGCTG GGGATGAGTTAACTAAAATGGAGAATGAAGATGAGCAGGGTTGGTGCAAAGGACGTCTGGACAACGGACAAGTTGGTTTATACCCAGCAAACTATGTAGAACCAATCCAGTGA